CCTGCTGCTGGCCCAGGGCCTGCCGCCGTCGGTCGCTGTCGAACGGCTGCTGTCGACCGCCGACGGTTCACCGTGCGGCGAGGGATGCCAAGGCCGGCTCCGGGCCGATGCGGCCGTGGCCGTTGCCGCGGCCGGCGAAGTCGTGGCCGCCTCCCCGGACGGCTCGCCGCTGGCCGCCGCGGGTGCGCCCGGCATGGACGGCGCGGGGGGCGGGGGCGGCGCGGGCCGGGCGCCGCTCATCGGGCTGGCCGCCGTCTTGGTGGCGGCCGCCGGGGCGTCCACCGCAGCCACCGCCATCTGGTCTCGCCGCCGGGCCTGATCGCAGCGGCCCCACCGGCTGCCACCCCACGAAACCCGCGCGGGAACCGGGGGCGAAACGCCCACGATTCCCGCGCAGGTCGATGGGAGTGCCGGCTTTACCCAGGTCCTCAGGTGGGGACGGCGGCGGCCCAGACGACGAGGTTGGCCGAGTAGCTGCGGGCCCGGCGGTCGAACGAGCCGTCACACGTGATCAGGCGCAGCTCAGGGCCGGGCGTCGGGCCGTACACGAAGGCCGTGGGAAAGGCGTCCTTCTCGTAGGAGCCCGAGCCCCGTACGACGAACGTGACCGTGCCCTCGGCGTAGTCGACGTGGACGGCGTCGCCCGGATCGAGCTCGCCCAGCCGGTGGAAGACCGATGGCCCGCTCGTCGAATCGAGATGAGCGGCGATCACCGCCGGCCCGGTCGCCCCCGGCCTCGTCCCCAGCGAGTACCAGCCGGCGTCGTCGTAGCCGGGCACCTCCAGGGTGCCGTCGGGGTTGAGGCCCAGGAGGACGAGATCAGCCGAGACCCCGATGGCCGGGGCCCGGACCCGTAGGGGCTGGCCCTCGGGGACGACTACCGCCCAGGACGGCCCGGCCCGACCGAGCACGGCCCCGGGCGCGGGCACGGCCAAAGTGGCGGCCGCCGGTCCCGGGCCCCGGACCATCACCGCAGCCAGGGCGGTACACGCGGCGACGACCGCGGCCACCAGTAGGCCCACGGTCCGGCCGCTGGGCGGCTCCCGGGCGATCCCCAGGTTGGTCAACCCGCCAGGACGAACGCTGGTCGCCGGTTACCCGGCCGCCCGCCGCCGCCAGGCCGCTCCCGCGCCGGCCGCTACGGCCGCCGCCGCGGCTACGCCCGCGGCAGGCGCGAGCAGGCCGGGCCCGGCTTGGGTGGCGGTGCCCCCGCCACCGGTGGCCACCGCACCGATCGGCGCGGCCGGTGCCGGGATGGTCGTGGTGATGGGTTGGGCGGCAGTGGTGGGCACCGGGACGAAGCTCGTCGTCGGGGCCGTCTGCTCGTCGTCGTCACCGCACGCCGCCAAGGCCAGGGCCATCACCGCCGCCGCGGCCGCTGATCCCCACCGGGTGCTCCGTGGAAGGTTGCGCATGTCCGCCTCCTGTTCCCGCAGTTGCTCGGAACCCTACCCGCTGGCGCGGCAGCCGACTCCTGCCCTGGGGGCCGGCTTGGCTGACGCCCGTGGCACACTCGTGCGATGTCGCGAGCGACGGCGGCCCTCTTGGCCGTGTCCCTGGCCGCCGGGCCGGGCGTCTTGGTCCCGACGATGGCGACCGCCATGGCGCCGACTGCCCAGGCGGGCCCGGTCCCCGACGCCCCGCCCCTGCCGGCCGTGCCCGCCGGTTTCCGGGACGATGTCGTGGCATCGGTCGGGGCCCCGACGGCTCTGGCGTTCACGCCCGACGGCCGCATGCTGGTCACGACCCAGGGCGGCACCGTGCGGGTCATAAAGGACCAGACCCTCATGCCCACGGCGGCCCTGGACCTGTCCGGCCAGATCTGCTCCAACTCCGAGCGCGGCCTGCTGGGCGTGGCCGTCGACCCCGAGTTCGCCTCCAACGGCTACGTGTTCCTGTACTACTCGTTCCGCAAGACGGCTGTGTGCGACTCGACCACGGTCAACCGGGTGTCGCGGTTCGTGATGGACGGTGACACCCTGGCCGGTGAGGTCGTGCTCATCGACAACATCCCCTCGCCTGCCGGCAACCACAACGCCGGCGACCTCGACTTCGGCAAGGACGGCCTGCTCTACGCGAGCGTGGGTGACGGCGGTTGCGACTACCCCGGTGGCACTCCCAGCGGCTGTGGCGGCAACAACGACGCCGCCCGCGACGAGCACGCCCTGGTCGGCAAGGTCCTGCGCGTCGACCGCGACGGGGGGGTCCCGGCCACCAACCCGTTCCAGGGCCCGGGCACGGCCCGGTGCCACCAGAGCGGCGTGGTGGCCGCCGGCCTCAAATGCCAGGAGACGTTCGCCTGGGGCCTGCGAAACCCGTTCCGCATGGCCTTCGACCCCAACGACGCCGGCACCCGGTTCTACGTGAACGACGTGGGCCAGTCGACCTGGGAGGAGGTCAACCTGGCCACCGCCGGAGCCGACTACGGGTGGAACGTCCGGGAAGGGCCCTGCGCCCGGGGGTCCACGTCGGACTGCGGGTTGCCGCCTGCCGGGATGGTCAACCCCGTCTACGCCTACGGCCACGGTGACGGCTGCCGCTCGATCACCGGCGGGGCGTTCGTCCCCGACGGGTTGTGGCCGGCCGAGTACCACGGCAAGTACCTGTTCGCCGACTACGTCTGCGGGCGCATCTTCCGCCTCGACCCGGACGGGAGCGGTGGCTTTACCCGGGTCGACTTCGCCACCGGGCTGGGGGGCGGGTCGGCCGTCCACCTGCGCTTCGGGCCCTACCGGTCGACCCAGGCCCTCTACTACACGACCTACGCCGGGGGCGGGCAGGTGCGCCGCATCGCCCGCAGCAGCGACGTGCCGGCCGTCGAGGTCATCGGGTTCACGTGGTACCGCGACGGGGCGGCCTCAGCCTCGGGGCCCTCGCCGACAGCCATTTCGCTCTACGGCACGGGCCTGAAGGCCTCGACCGCCTACCGGCTGGTGACGGCCCCTCCCGAGGCCGAGGCCCACCTGACGTGCAGCCGCAACCTCCAGGCCGTGAACGCGACAGTGCGGATGTCGAGCAGCACCGGGTTCATCCCCGTCACCGGCGGGCCGGTCGGCCGGCCACCCGGGACGTGGAACGTGTGCTGGCGGTCGATCGACGGCACGTCGGCCAGCGCCCCGGTCTCGTTCACGGTGGGCTAGTGGGGGGGGCGGACCGGCGGTCGAGGTCGGCCCACAGAGAAGGGCCGATGGGGTCGGACGCCTCCTCGGCCAGGTGGGCCACCAGGCCGGCCGTACGGGCGATCAGGGCAAAGCCCCGGGCGCTGCCGGGTGGGACGCCCAGGTCGGCCAGGGCCGCCCCCGCGGCCCCCGCCCCGTTGATGGGCAGGGCCCGGCCCGTCGCCTCCGCGTAGGCCGCGGCCACCGCCTCCAGCAGGCGCATGTGGGGCCCGAGCAGCCCTTCTTCCCGGGCGAGTGCGTACAGCCGGGGGACGCGGGGGTCGAGCTGCCGGTGCAGCGGATGGCCCAGCCCCGGGACCCGCTGGCGGGCGTCCAGCCGGGCCGCCACCACCTCCCGGGCCAGCCCGGCCAGCGCCTGGTCATCGGGCCAGTCCCCGCCCTCGGCCTCCCCACGGGCGCCGCCCGCGGCCTCCCCACCCGCCCCACCCGCCCCACCCGCCCCGCCCGCGGCCTCCCCACCCGCCCCACCCGCCCCGCCCGCGGCCTCCCCACCGGCGCCGCCCGCGGCCTCCCCGCCCGCGCCGCCCGCCCCGCCCATCCGGAGGGCGGCGGCCAGCATCTCGGCGGTGTCCCCGGTGGGGCCGAGGAACACGCTGCCCGCGCCCAGCAGGCCGGCGGCCACGGCCGCCTGGGGTGCCTCGGGGGCGCCCGTGTAGGTGAGGCGGGCGGCCATGGCCGAGGGGGTGAGGCCGTGGTCGGCCAGCGACACCAGCACGGCGTCGAGCAGCCGGGTCTGGCCCGGGGCCGGGGCCCGGCGGGTCACGAGCAGGTAGGCCAACTCGGTCAGGGTGAGCTGGCCCATGACCTCGCCCGGCAGGTCCCGCCCGCCCACCGTTATCGACTCGGCGGTGGCCGACCCGATCCACGAGCGGGGCCCGGTCGCCGCACGGGCGTGCGGGCCTTGATCGGCCTCCATGTCGACCTCCTTCTCGGTACGCCCGGTAGGGAGCATGTGCTTGGCCAGCCGGCCGGTGGCGGTGTGGGGCAGGTCGTCCACCACCTCGAAGTAGCGGGGGACCTTGTAGCCGGCCAGCCGGGCCGCCGCGAACTCGCGCAGTCCGGCGATGTCCACCCCGCGCCCCCCGGGGGCGGGCACCACGAAGGCCTTGACGTCCTCCTCCGACAGGGCGGAGGGCACCCCCACGACGGCCGCCTCGGCCACTTCGGGGTGGCGTTCGAGCACGGCCTCGACCTCGGCGGGCGAGAGGTTCTCACCCCGCCGGCGGATCACCTGTTTCTTGCGGCCCACGAACGTGTACGTGCCGTCGTGGTTGTCGGTGACCAGGTCGCCGGTCCGCAGCCAGCCGTCGACCAGCACCTCGGCCGTCTCGGCGGCCATGCCGAAGTAACCGGCCATCACCGCCGGGTTGCGCAGCTCCAGCTCGCCGTCAGCGGCGACGCGGGCCTCGTTGACCCGGCCCAGCACCGGGTGCTGGCGGGGAGCGCCGAGCGTGCCGTAGGGGCGCTGGCCGCGGGGCCAGATGAGCCCGTAGGGGGTCTCGGACAGGGCGTAGCCGCACGTGACCTCCCAGCCGAACCGGCGCTCGATCTCCAGGTGGCGCTCCTTGTCCGGCGAGGGCCCGGTGTAGCAAAGGCGCACCGGGTTGTCGGCGTCGTCGGGCCGGGGGGGCTGGCGCATGAGGATCTCGACCATGGCCCCGATGGCGTTGAACTGGGTGGCCCCGTAGCGGCGGGCGCTGTCGAGGAACCCGCGCGCCGAGAACGACGGCAGGAGCACGAGGCTGGCCCGGGCTGCCATCGACCCCAACACTGAGTAGGCCGGGGCGTTGATGTGGAACAGGGGGAGCGAGGTCATCAGGCGGTCGTCGCCCGTCAGCCCCAGCCACCACGGGAAGCCCTCGGCCGCCATCACGTAAGCCCGGTGGGTCTGCATTACCAACTTGGAGCGGCCGGTCGTGCCCGAGGTGGGGATCATCACGGCCACGTCGCCCGGGCTCACGTCGGCGGGGCCGTCGTCATCGCCCCCGGCGGGCACCCCGAACAAGTCCTCGACGGCCACCACCGCCGTCCCGGCCGTGCCCGGCGTGGGGCCCGACGGCGTCACGACCAGCCGGGGCTCGACCTGGCGGACGAAGCCGGCCAGCTCCTCGTCGGTACCTCGCGGGTTGACCGGCACCTGCACGGCCCCCAGCTCCATGAGGGCCAGCCAGGTGAACACCGTGCGGGGCGTGCTGGGGGCCACCTCCAGCACTCGGTCGCCCGGGCCGACACCCGCCTCCCCCAGGGCGGCGGCCGCGGCCCGCACCTCGGCCAGGGCTTCGGCGTAGGTGTACTGCTCGTCGCCGAAGACCAGCCAGACCTTGCCCG
This is a stretch of genomic DNA from Actinomycetota bacterium. It encodes these proteins:
- a CDS encoding AMP-binding protein, yielding MTPGEGGIAAHFRRAVADAPGKVWLVFGDEQYTYAEALAEVRAAAAALGEAGVGPGDRVLEVAPSTPRTVFTWLALMELGAVQVPVNPRGTDEELAGFVRQVEPRLVVTPSGPTPGTAGTAVVAVEDLFGVPAGGDDDGPADVSPGDVAVMIPTSGTTGRSKLVMQTHRAYVMAAEGFPWWLGLTGDDRLMTSLPLFHINAPAYSVLGSMAARASLVLLPSFSARGFLDSARRYGATQFNAIGAMVEILMRQPPRPDDADNPVRLCYTGPSPDKERHLEIERRFGWEVTCGYALSETPYGLIWPRGQRPYGTLGAPRQHPVLGRVNEARVAADGELELRNPAVMAGYFGMAAETAEVLVDGWLRTGDLVTDNHDGTYTFVGRKKQVIRRRGENLSPAEVEAVLERHPEVAEAAVVGVPSALSEEDVKAFVVPAPGGRGVDIAGLREFAAARLAGYKVPRYFEVVDDLPHTATGRLAKHMLPTGRTEKEVDMEADQGPHARAATGPRSWIGSATAESITVGGRDLPGEVMGQLTLTELAYLLVTRRAPAPGQTRLLDAVLVSLADHGLTPSAMAARLTYTGAPEAPQAAVAAGLLGAGSVFLGPTGDTAEMLAAALRMGGAGGAGGEAAGGAGGEAAGGAGGAGGEAAGGAGGAGGAGGEAAGGARGEAEGGDWPDDQALAGLAREVVAARLDARQRVPGLGHPLHRQLDPRVPRLYALAREEGLLGPHMRLLEAVAAAYAEATGRALPINGAGAAGAALADLGVPPGSARGFALIARTAGLVAHLAEEASDPIGPSLWADLDRRSAPPTSPP
- a CDS encoding sortase — encoded protein: MTNLGIAREPPSGRTVGLLVAAVVAACTALAAVMVRGPGPAAATLAVPAPGAVLGRAGPSWAVVVPEGQPLRVRAPAIGVSADLVLLGLNPDGTLEVPGYDDAGWYSLGTRPGATGPAVIAAHLDSTSGPSVFHRLGELDPGDAVHVDYAEGTVTFVVRGSGSYEKDAFPTAFVYGPTPGPELRLITCDGSFDRRARSYSANLVVWAAAVPT
- a CDS encoding PQQ-dependent sugar dehydrogenase — its product is MSRATAALLAVSLAAGPGVLVPTMATAMAPTAQAGPVPDAPPLPAVPAGFRDDVVASVGAPTALAFTPDGRMLVTTQGGTVRVIKDQTLMPTAALDLSGQICSNSERGLLGVAVDPEFASNGYVFLYYSFRKTAVCDSTTVNRVSRFVMDGDTLAGEVVLIDNIPSPAGNHNAGDLDFGKDGLLYASVGDGGCDYPGGTPSGCGGNNDAARDEHALVGKVLRVDRDGGVPATNPFQGPGTARCHQSGVVAAGLKCQETFAWGLRNPFRMAFDPNDAGTRFYVNDVGQSTWEEVNLATAGADYGWNVREGPCARGSTSDCGLPPAGMVNPVYAYGHGDGCRSITGGAFVPDGLWPAEYHGKYLFADYVCGRIFRLDPDGSGGFTRVDFATGLGGGSAVHLRFGPYRSTQALYYTTYAGGGQVRRIARSSDVPAVEVIGFTWYRDGAASASGPSPTAISLYGTGLKASTAYRLVTAPPEAEAHLTCSRNLQAVNATVRMSSSTGFIPVTGGPVGRPPGTWNVCWRSIDGTSASAPVSFTVG